One genomic segment of Suncus etruscus isolate mSunEtr1 chromosome 15, mSunEtr1.pri.cur, whole genome shotgun sequence includes these proteins:
- the CEP20 gene encoding centrosomal protein 20 isoform X2, translating into MATVAELKAVLRDTLEKRGALGHLKAQIRAEVFGVLDDDQEPRPTLSHENLLINELIREYLEFNKYKYTASVLLAESGQPPVPLDRQFLIRELNAFEESKDNTM; encoded by the exons ATGGCGACCGTGGCCGAGCTGAAGGCTG TTTTAAGGGACACCTTGGAGAAAAGGGGTGCCCTGGGACATTTAAAAGCCCAGATTCGTGCTGAAGTATTCGGTGTCCTCGATGATGACCAGGAGCCCCGACCAACACTGTCACATGAGAACCTGCTCATTAACGAGTTGATCCGTGAGTACTTGGAGTTCAACAAATACAAGTACACCGcttctgtgctcctggcag AATCTGGTCAGCCGCCCGTTCCACTGGACAGACAATTTCTCATCCGGGAACTCAATGCATTTGAAGAATCAAAGGATAATACAATgtaa